One Candidatus Paceibacterota bacterium DNA segment encodes these proteins:
- a CDS encoding leucine--tRNA ligase, whose amino-acid sequence MTSYQPNDIEKKWQKVWAETEAYTTPDHIEGRANKMVLVEFPYPSGNLHIGHWYAFALPDMYARYWRMKGFNVLYPMGFDAFGLPAENAALQRDIHPGEWTKQNIAYMTNQLHSMGAMFDFSRTVSTIDPEYYRWTQWMFLRMYEKGLAYRAKTTVNWCPKDQTVLANEQVVDGHCERCGTAVQQRSLEQWMMKTTAYADRLISGLDGLDWPNTARTAQEHWIGKSEGAIITFPLSGISGQEDGKHSVDVFTTRPDTLFGVTFLVVSPELAQKWIDVGWQASDAVRAYITESRSKRELERLEGAKEKTGVALGIFATHPLSGESIPVWVADYVLGNYGTGAIMAVPAHDERDRAFALAFDLPISDAPLRDAQEVIDQLIAKSAGHVKTTFKLRDWVLSRQRYWGVPIPIIHCATCGYVPVPDDQLPVELPPLRDFKPADDGRSPLAKATEWLSVPCPKCGANAQRETDTMDTFVDSSWYYLRYTDPHNAKEFASKEKMAQWLPVPIYLGGSDHNTMHLLYSRFFAKVLYDLGYIAFEEPFLKRVNRGWVLGPDGQKMSKSRGNVIDPDKEVAQYGADTVRMYLAFMAPYEQGGPWDPRGIVGVHRLLSRIWTLFSQEPAGEASPDVERALHEATRNVSRDVELLSLNTCVSEFMKFMNVVDGAKTTLTVAQREHFARLLAPFAPHLAEEVWHGACGHSESVHQESWPAFDASLLDSQLITIPVQINGKVRATIEVAPDASEEALKALALAADGVVRALGGAQVQKVIVIPKRMVSIVAR is encoded by the coding sequence ATGACCTCATATCAGCCGAACGATATTGAAAAAAAGTGGCAGAAAGTGTGGGCGGAAACGGAGGCGTATACAACGCCAGACCATATCGAGGGCCGTGCGAACAAGATGGTGCTTGTAGAGTTCCCATATCCTTCCGGCAATTTACACATTGGCCACTGGTATGCATTTGCGCTTCCCGATATGTACGCGCGCTACTGGAGGATGAAGGGCTTTAATGTGTTGTACCCTATGGGATTTGATGCGTTTGGCTTGCCTGCAGAGAACGCTGCACTGCAGCGCGACATTCACCCAGGAGAGTGGACGAAACAAAACATTGCGTACATGACAAATCAACTCCATAGCATGGGGGCGATGTTTGATTTCTCGCGCACTGTTTCAACCATAGATCCGGAATACTACCGCTGGACGCAATGGATGTTCCTACGCATGTATGAAAAAGGTCTCGCATACCGCGCAAAGACGACCGTAAACTGGTGTCCAAAGGATCAAACGGTACTCGCGAATGAGCAGGTTGTCGATGGCCACTGTGAGCGATGCGGTACCGCGGTGCAGCAACGCTCTCTAGAGCAGTGGATGATGAAAACGACTGCGTATGCTGATAGGCTCATCTCTGGGCTTGATGGCCTTGATTGGCCAAACACGGCGCGCACTGCTCAAGAGCATTGGATCGGTAAATCAGAGGGCGCGATCATCACATTCCCGCTGTCGGGAATTTCTGGCCAAGAAGACGGAAAGCATTCTGTTGACGTATTTACTACGCGACCCGACACTTTATTCGGTGTAACCTTTCTAGTAGTTTCACCAGAGCTTGCGCAGAAATGGATTGATGTCGGATGGCAGGCGAGTGATGCAGTGCGCGCATATATTACTGAGAGTCGCTCTAAGCGAGAGCTCGAACGTCTTGAGGGCGCAAAGGAGAAGACGGGTGTCGCTCTGGGTATCTTCGCAACACATCCACTCTCTGGAGAAAGTATTCCAGTGTGGGTTGCAGACTATGTGCTCGGTAATTATGGCACGGGAGCTATCATGGCGGTGCCCGCACACGATGAGCGGGATCGTGCATTCGCCCTTGCTTTTGACCTTCCGATCAGCGACGCTCCACTACGTGATGCGCAGGAAGTAATAGACCAGCTTATTGCGAAGAGTGCCGGACATGTCAAAACAACTTTCAAGCTTCGCGATTGGGTGCTCTCTCGCCAGCGCTATTGGGGCGTACCCATTCCAATCATTCACTGCGCGACATGTGGTTACGTTCCTGTTCCCGATGATCAGCTACCTGTAGAGCTGCCACCCCTTCGTGATTTTAAGCCTGCAGACGATGGGCGTAGTCCGCTCGCAAAAGCGACTGAGTGGCTTTCGGTCCCGTGCCCGAAGTGCGGTGCGAATGCGCAGCGTGAAACAGACACTATGGATACGTTTGTAGACTCTTCGTGGTACTACCTTCGTTATACGGATCCGCACAATGCTAAGGAGTTTGCGAGTAAAGAGAAAATGGCACAGTGGCTTCCGGTGCCCATATACCTTGGCGGGTCTGATCACAATACGATGCATCTTTTGTACTCTCGCTTCTTTGCTAAGGTGCTCTATGACCTCGGCTATATTGCGTTTGAGGAGCCGTTCTTGAAGCGTGTAAATCGCGGATGGGTGCTTGGTCCTGATGGGCAGAAAATGTCAAAGTCTCGCGGCAACGTTATCGATCCCGATAAAGAAGTAGCGCAATATGGCGCTGACACGGTGCGTATGTATCTTGCCTTTATGGCGCCCTACGAGCAGGGCGGTCCGTGGGATCCACGTGGTATTGTTGGAGTGCATAGGCTGCTTTCGCGTATCTGGACGTTGTTTTCTCAAGAGCCAGCAGGCGAAGCATCTCCTGACGTAGAGCGCGCATTGCATGAGGCAACGCGGAATGTGAGTAGAGATGTTGAGCTCCTTTCTCTAAATACCTGTGTAAGTGAGTTCATGAAATTTATGAACGTAGTTGATGGCGCGAAGACAACGCTTACCGTTGCACAACGAGAACACTTTGCTCGACTTCTCGCACCGTTCGCGCCGCACCTTGCTGAAGAAGTATGGCATGGTGCGTGTGGGCATAGCGAATCAGTACACCAAGAATCGTGGCCAGCGTTTGATGCGTCGCTGCTGGATTCGCAGCTGATTACCATCCCTGTTCAAATAAATGGCAAGGTGCGTGCGACTATCGAAGTTGCTCCAGACGCTTCAGAAGAAGCATTGAAGGCGCTGGCGCTAGCGGCAGATGGTGTGGTGCGTGCGCTTGGCGGTGCGCAAGTACAGAAGGTCATTGTTATACCGAAGCGCATGGTAAGTATTGTGGCACGTTGA
- a CDS encoding KH domain-containing protein, whose translation MAQEADRDFVAYVVQSIVSKPEEVRVTRTVDELGVLISVKVHRDDMGLLIGRSGATAKAIRTLARIVGMRHEARVNLRIEEPDGGKMAGASKDVDAVVSELGM comes from the coding sequence ATGGCGCAGGAAGCCGACCGTGATTTTGTAGCATATGTTGTGCAATCGATCGTGAGTAAGCCTGAAGAGGTGCGGGTTACTCGTACCGTTGATGAATTGGGGGTTTTGATTTCAGTCAAAGTGCACCGTGATGACATGGGCCTCCTTATCGGTCGCAGCGGCGCAACAGCGAAGGCAATCCGAACGCTTGCGCGGATTGTTGGTATGCGTCATGAAGCTCGTGTAAATTTGCGCATTGAAGAGCCAGATGGCGGGAAGATGGCCGGAGCCTCAAAAGACGTTGATGCGGTAGTGAGTGAGCTGGGCATGTAG
- the trmD gene encoding tRNA (guanosine(37)-N1)-methyltransferase TrmD, which yields MRIDIITIFPDLFSGFLSESLLAKAQKPRRVKGSGSRSQASGKPLLTIQTHYLRDWTHDRHQTVDGKPYGGGPGLVMKVEPIYAAVQELLKKKITKVAKPKRKVILFSPRGEQFSQKYAQKWAKVDQLILICGRYEGIDERIADHVADAVVSIGPYVLNGGEVPAMTVIEAVARLLPGFMHDPESQTKEDHAQYTKPEIFEPKKGTRWRVPKVLLSGNHAKVAEWRKRGKKSS from the coding sequence ATGCGTATTGATATTATTACTATTTTCCCAGACCTTTTCTCAGGATTCCTTAGTGAATCCCTTTTAGCGAAGGCGCAAAAGCCTCGACGCGTGAAAGGGTCGGGGTCCCGATCGCAAGCATCGGGAAAGCCATTGTTAACTATACAGACTCACTATCTGCGTGACTGGACGCACGACCGACACCAAACTGTTGACGGCAAGCCCTATGGTGGTGGCCCCGGTCTTGTGATGAAAGTAGAGCCGATCTATGCGGCTGTTCAAGAACTATTGAAAAAGAAAATTACGAAGGTCGCGAAGCCAAAACGGAAGGTTATTCTCTTTAGCCCACGAGGAGAACAGTTCTCACAAAAGTATGCTCAAAAGTGGGCGAAGGTTGATCAGCTTATTCTCATTTGTGGACGCTACGAAGGCATCGATGAGCGTATCGCTGACCACGTCGCGGACGCGGTTGTCTCTATTGGCCCCTATGTTTTGAACGGTGGGGAAGTCCCTGCGATGACGGTTATTGAGGCCGTGGCGCGTCTCCTTCCAGGCTTCATGCATGACCCCGAGAGCCAGACAAAAGAAGATCACGCACAGTACACAAAGCCTGAGATTTTTGAGCCCAAAAAGGGTACGCGTTGGCGCGTGCCAAAAGTGCTGCTTTCCGGCAATCACGCTAAGGTCGCGGAGTGGCGAAAAAGGGGCAAAAAGAGCTCTTGA
- a CDS encoding PH domain-containing protein has protein sequence MKTLDALTHSENSFEGQKSYEVTKIVLRRHPFVLLVRFVGMAFLALAPPFLWALLGDLLTTLGLRSVAIAAGALYALVWWYGLFYRITMYLLDVWIVTDHRVIDSQQFGLFRRTHAELNLGKIQDISVSVKGGMPTLLDYGDVEIQTAAADKKFLFEQVPHPHHVKDLIMKAHTRYVADHPHGKETHMEV, from the coding sequence ATGAAGACACTCGACGCACTCACCCATTCTGAAAATTCTTTTGAGGGCCAGAAGTCATATGAAGTGACGAAGATTGTATTGCGTCGGCATCCGTTTGTTCTGCTCGTTCGTTTTGTGGGGATGGCGTTCCTCGCGCTTGCGCCGCCGTTTCTGTGGGCGCTCTTGGGCGATCTTCTTACCACGCTGGGACTGCGATCGGTTGCCATCGCCGCCGGTGCACTCTATGCGCTCGTTTGGTGGTACGGGTTATTCTACCGCATCACCATGTACTTGCTTGATGTATGGATCGTAACAGACCACCGCGTTATTGATAGCCAGCAATTCGGGCTCTTCCGTCGTACGCATGCCGAACTAAACCTCGGAAAGATCCAAGATATCTCCGTATCGGTAAAAGGTGGCATGCCAACCCTCTTAGATTACGGCGATGTAGAAATTCAGACAGCGGCGGCAGACAAGAAATTCCTTTTTGAACAAGTGCCTCATCCACATCACGTGAAAGACCTCATCATGAAAGCGCATACGCGGTATGTTGCGGATCACCCGCACGGCAAAGAGACGCATATGGAAGTGTAA
- a CDS encoding SIMPL domain-containing protein codes for MDPKQKNILFWLGSAVLVALTLFLLVSTNQAANTAATTNTISFSGQGKVVAKPDIALLDLSILTEAETSKAAQNENSNRSKRLVEFLKKEGIEDKDIKTTGYNIYPQYTYPQYEKARITGYQVNQMIQVRVRNLDAVDTILDGVVSAGANQINNFQLTVDDSEELLADARDEAIADAKEKARALERQLGVKLGRIVNFSESGAGMPVPMYKDAMSERAYGMGGGGPAIPGGENEISVNVQITYQIK; via the coding sequence ATGGATCCAAAGCAAAAGAACATCTTGTTCTGGCTCGGTTCGGCAGTTCTTGTGGCGCTCACGCTGTTCCTTTTGGTAAGCACCAATCAGGCAGCCAACACCGCAGCAACCACAAACACTATTTCGTTCTCTGGCCAAGGCAAGGTAGTCGCCAAACCAGACATCGCACTCCTTGATCTCTCTATTCTTACGGAAGCAGAGACGTCAAAGGCGGCACAGAATGAGAACTCGAATCGCTCGAAGCGTCTCGTTGAGTTCCTGAAAAAGGAAGGCATCGAAGACAAAGACATTAAGACAACGGGATATAACATCTACCCGCAGTACACATATCCCCAGTATGAGAAGGCTCGCATCACTGGATACCAGGTCAACCAAATGATTCAGGTCCGCGTCCGCAACCTTGATGCGGTTGATACCATTCTTGATGGCGTTGTTTCTGCTGGCGCAAACCAGATCAACAACTTCCAACTGACCGTAGATGATTCTGAAGAGCTTCTCGCTGACGCGCGTGATGAAGCAATCGCGGATGCAAAAGAGAAAGCTCGCGCACTGGAACGCCAGCTTGGCGTAAAACTCGGTCGCATCGTGAACTTCTCTGAAAGCGGTGCTGGAATGCCAGTGCCGATGTATAAAGATGCTATGTCGGAACGTGCCTACGGCATGGGTGGTGGTGGTCCAGCAATCCCGGGCGGAGAGAATGAAATCTCCGTAAACGTTCAGATCACGTATCAAATCAAGTAG
- a CDS encoding ribonuclease HII encodes MITPTTERELILCASGYERVIGVDEVGRGCLAGPVVVCAFSCSAESLASPLAGVRDSKLLSPRQRTRIAEELRKLPGVSIAIVEESSATIDRVNILRATDMAMRGAVVSVLTSHKSMVLLDGSHTVPDLPCAQEAIVGGDRNVYAIACASILAKVFRDELMERMAKKWPEYGFEAHKGYGTSAHLAALKKHGPCHIHRRTFAGVRELV; translated from the coding sequence ATGATAACTCCCACCACAGAGCGGGAACTAATACTATGCGCCTCTGGTTACGAGCGTGTTATTGGTGTTGATGAGGTGGGGAGAGGTTGTCTCGCGGGGCCCGTCGTAGTGTGCGCTTTTTCGTGCTCCGCAGAATCTCTCGCCTCTCCATTGGCGGGGGTCCGTGATTCTAAGCTGCTCTCGCCTCGTCAACGCACCCGCATTGCCGAAGAACTTCGAAAGCTTCCCGGAGTATCCATTGCTATTGTAGAGGAAAGCTCGGCTACAATTGATCGCGTGAATATTCTTCGCGCAACTGACATGGCGATGCGCGGTGCAGTGGTATCGGTACTCACGTCCCACAAGAGCATGGTGCTTCTTGATGGTAGCCATACCGTTCCAGATCTGCCGTGTGCTCAGGAGGCAATTGTCGGAGGGGATAGGAACGTCTATGCGATTGCGTGTGCTTCTATTCTTGCGAAAGTATTTCGTGATGAGCTTATGGAGCGCATGGCGAAAAAATGGCCTGAGTATGGATTTGAAGCTCACAAAGGATACGGTACTTCAGCACATCTCGCTGCTTTAAAAAAGCATGGCCCTTGTCATATACACAGACGTACGTTCGCGGGAGTGAGAGAGCTGGTATAG
- a CDS encoding glyceraldehyde 3-phosphate dehydrogenase NAD-binding domain-containing protein, producing MATVAINGFGRIGRAFFKLARLHRELNIVAINDLGDPEALAYLLRYDSTYGRFDKPVSVQKSGSQTFLIVDDVAYQLICEKDPAKLPWDDMGVDLVVEATGIFESYEKAKVHIDAGAQRVVLTAPAKDADSESARTVLMGINADALQTCTISSNGSCTTNSAAPIIRILQDGIGIQKAFLSTVHGYTATQSLIDGPVKGGDVRRGRAAAVNIVPSSTGAAIAVTRAVPELVDRFDGVAMRVPTITGSLSSITFLAKRKTSVEEINELLSAAAKRDEWKGIFRVNADPIVSTDIVGDPHAAIADLTLTNVVDGDLCTVYSWYDNEFGYTNALVEHVRAVAALISQ from the coding sequence ATGGCAACCGTCGCAATTAACGGATTTGGTCGTATTGGCCGAGCATTTTTTAAGCTTGCACGTCTTCATCGCGAGCTTAACATCGTGGCGATCAATGATCTTGGAGACCCAGAGGCGCTCGCATATCTTTTGCGGTACGACTCTACCTATGGACGCTTTGATAAGCCGGTATCGGTTCAGAAAAGTGGTTCACAAACATTTTTAATCGTTGATGACGTAGCCTATCAGCTTATTTGTGAAAAAGACCCAGCAAAACTTCCTTGGGACGACATGGGCGTTGACCTTGTCGTCGAGGCAACCGGAATTTTTGAGAGCTACGAAAAAGCAAAAGTACACATTGATGCCGGAGCTCAGCGCGTTGTACTTACTGCGCCTGCGAAGGACGCAGATTCAGAGAGTGCGCGCACGGTGCTTATGGGTATCAACGCAGATGCGCTCCAAACATGCACCATTTCCTCTAATGGTTCATGTACTACAAATTCTGCAGCCCCCATCATTCGCATTCTTCAGGATGGCATAGGAATCCAGAAGGCATTTCTTTCTACGGTGCATGGATACACTGCGACACAGAGTCTGATTGACGGCCCTGTGAAGGGTGGCGATGTGCGTCGTGGGCGAGCGGCGGCAGTGAATATCGTACCTTCAAGCACAGGGGCGGCCATTGCGGTGACGCGCGCAGTGCCAGAGCTGGTAGATCGCTTTGATGGCGTGGCTATGCGCGTGCCAACTATTACCGGGTCTCTTTCAAGTATTACGTTTCTCGCAAAGCGTAAAACAAGCGTTGAGGAAATTAACGAGCTTCTTAGCGCGGCTGCGAAGCGTGATGAGTGGAAGGGTATATTCCGCGTGAATGCGGACCCGATTGTATCGACTGACATTGTTGGCGATCCTCATGCGGCTATCGCAGACCTCACGCTTACCAACGTAGTTGATGGAGACCTATGCACTGTGTACTCGTGGTATGACAATGAGTTTGGCTACACGAACGCGCTCGTGGAGCACGTTCGCGCAGTCGCTGCTCTTATTTCTCAATAA
- a CDS encoding transketolase has product MKHLHDEDIKKLEVIANDIRQSIIAMLERAKSGHTAGPLGMADIFTAFYFHILNHDPANPEWAERDRLILSNGHIVPVRYAAMAHAGYFPKEELMTLRAFGSRLQGHPERERLPGVETTSGPLGSGLGQAAGIALAARMDGKSFRTYCLMSDGEQDAGAIWESALFAGKYKLANLTGVIDRNMIQIDGSTEVVMPLESLRAKWEAFGWYVLECDGHNFAEFISAIGQAHAVVDRPTLIIAHTIPGKGVPEIEYDFKWHGTPPNAEQAKRFLHALRTLHGKIVSEHE; this is encoded by the coding sequence ATGAAGCATCTCCACGATGAAGATATAAAAAAGCTTGAAGTGATCGCGAATGATATTCGCCAGTCTATTATCGCGATGCTTGAAAGGGCAAAGAGTGGCCACACGGCAGGCCCGCTTGGTATGGCGGATATCTTCACCGCATTTTATTTTCATATCTTAAACCACGACCCTGCGAATCCCGAGTGGGCGGAGCGCGACAGGCTCATCCTCTCCAATGGACACATCGTGCCGGTGCGTTACGCAGCGATGGCGCATGCCGGCTATTTTCCGAAAGAGGAGCTCATGACACTTCGAGCTTTTGGCTCGCGTCTGCAAGGACACCCAGAGCGCGAGCGATTGCCCGGTGTGGAGACGACATCTGGTCCTTTGGGGTCCGGCCTTGGACAAGCTGCTGGAATCGCGCTTGCTGCGCGTATGGATGGCAAATCGTTTCGAACCTACTGCCTCATGTCTGATGGCGAACAAGATGCGGGGGCTATCTGGGAATCAGCACTCTTTGCTGGTAAATATAAGCTAGCGAACCTTACCGGGGTTATTGATCGGAATATGATCCAGATCGATGGCTCTACTGAAGTGGTTATGCCCCTTGAGTCATTGCGTGCAAAGTGGGAAGCATTCGGGTGGTATGTTCTTGAATGTGATGGGCACAATTTCGCGGAGTTTATTAGCGCCATTGGGCAGGCGCACGCCGTTGTTGATCGGCCGACGCTGATCATTGCCCATACGATTCCTGGAAAAGGCGTCCCAGAAATCGAGTATGATTTTAAATGGCACGGGACGCCTCCAAATGCGGAGCAGGCGAAGCGATTTTTGCATGCGTTGCGTACGTTACACGGCAAAATTGTCAGTGAGCATGAGTAG
- a CDS encoding transketolase C-terminal domain-containing protein — protein MLADNITQRDALQQIPIRDGYGRGLVRAGEADERVVVLCADLTESTKSHWFAERFPERFIQVGVAEQNMALVAAGMAQYGKIPFIASYAAFSPGRNNEQIRTNACLNNVPVKIAGSHAGISVGPDGATHQALEDIGLMRMIPRMQVVVPCDAFEAEKATIAIAQNGAPSYIRLAREKTPVFTLPDTPFELGKALVLREGPDVALIACGSLVYEALLAAEQLQREGISCTVVNNHTVKPLDTETIKAVAQRCGAVVTIEEHQRAGGMGSAVAEYLIQHAPVPLAFVGMADSFGESGAPEELLKHFRLDAEGIIASARAVLKNK, from the coding sequence ATGCTCGCAGATAACATAACACAACGAGATGCACTACAGCAGATTCCTATCCGTGACGGCTACGGTCGCGGGTTGGTGCGCGCAGGAGAGGCCGACGAGCGCGTGGTGGTGTTGTGTGCAGATCTTACTGAATCGACTAAGTCGCATTGGTTCGCGGAACGGTTTCCAGAAAGATTTATTCAAGTGGGTGTTGCAGAGCAGAATATGGCACTCGTTGCTGCTGGTATGGCTCAGTATGGGAAAATTCCATTTATTGCGTCATATGCAGCGTTTAGTCCTGGGCGCAATAACGAACAGATTCGCACGAATGCATGCCTCAATAATGTGCCGGTAAAGATCGCGGGATCTCATGCGGGCATTTCTGTGGGCCCCGATGGAGCAACGCACCAAGCACTTGAAGATATTGGGCTCATGCGCATGATCCCTCGCATGCAGGTGGTGGTACCATGCGATGCGTTTGAAGCAGAAAAGGCGACCATAGCTATTGCTCAGAATGGTGCCCCTTCATACATTCGCCTGGCACGAGAAAAGACCCCCGTTTTCACGCTCCCTGACACACCGTTTGAGCTTGGCAAGGCGCTCGTCTTACGCGAAGGGCCTGATGTCGCCCTTATCGCGTGTGGTTCGCTTGTGTATGAAGCGCTTCTTGCCGCCGAGCAGCTTCAGAGAGAGGGTATTTCATGCACGGTAGTCAATAATCACACCGTGAAGCCTTTAGATACAGAAACAATCAAGGCCGTTGCGCAGCGCTGTGGTGCGGTGGTCACTATAGAAGAGCATCAACGGGCGGGTGGCATGGGTTCTGCGGTTGCGGAATATCTGATTCAACATGCACCCGTACCCTTAGCGTTTGTAGGCATGGCCGATTCGTTCGGGGAGTCGGGAGCTCCAGAAGAGCTTCTCAAACATTTTAGGCTTGATGCAGAGGGAATTATTGCGTCCGCCCGTGCGGTTTTGAAGAATAAATAG
- a CDS encoding MopE-related protein, which produces MYKRLIIFFLALVVASQLGSVALAYTPDDIAAEALAAQAQPQQIAGWKILLNNITKIFGFEAFKTEFSGSFASRGYGNDPARCEKAGGTWTTDPEGNNGKCSVVYTESGTPVQTNPFIPNNPSNAGGGGGGGAPVPNDPSGRVPGAGGAGPGAQDIDSDGYLLRNDCNDRDPEVNPGRPEIPGNGKDDDCNPDTPDDRPTASNDDPQNVVVIATPVATPAATPKTVTGKPTIDGAVNPVAVRAVERSNTSPSLSIRESGDSVQVSWSFGSGEAWPLDWIAVFDAQSGFPLDSGAWSRVEQRIWKYAHNGKDVRTTSAGASGSVVLQKPEGAADVIAVYYRDNGFTVLASAVLRGAPIRPQIVEPTAVVTALPTPSRVPVASVAPAEEFADCSLVEAKSASTRRLTSNMGLFERIRSAVSGSSASQLPEDNCPRITSVTPSATSRDGERVVIAGSGFTTKGNVVYFLQGRVEKARVAGSVSFNRTSLTVAVPTLTPGLYDVRVMNEAGKIGNAMQVNVLGGVVGPTMLPAASVAPLPTQIACVQVITPARNNETGVCREFATPCDVPTGWTVLQQGEQCTRTATPAPTVRPTVTPRPTPVPRVGCSPTTQTVRVGDPVTLTALGGSGRYTWRAPKSAVLAGDGQTFTTVYEKKGRYYVSVSDGARSRSCRVIVTQ; this is translated from the coding sequence ATGTATAAACGCCTCATCATCTTTTTTCTCGCTCTTGTAGTAGCTAGCCAACTTGGTTCTGTAGCGCTCGCGTACACGCCAGATGATATAGCCGCCGAAGCGCTTGCAGCGCAAGCGCAACCACAACAAATAGCTGGGTGGAAAATCCTTCTTAACAACATTACCAAGATTTTCGGCTTTGAGGCGTTTAAAACAGAGTTCTCGGGAAGTTTTGCGTCTAGGGGCTATGGCAACGACCCTGCGCGATGCGAAAAGGCTGGTGGTACTTGGACGACCGATCCTGAGGGTAATAATGGCAAATGTAGCGTTGTGTATACCGAAAGCGGGACTCCAGTTCAAACTAACCCATTTATTCCAAATAATCCGAGCAACGCTGGTGGTGGAGGTGGTGGCGGTGCCCCCGTTCCGAACGATCCAAGTGGAAGAGTCCCTGGCGCTGGAGGCGCTGGCCCTGGTGCTCAAGACATAGATAGCGATGGATATCTCTTGCGCAACGACTGTAATGATCGGGACCCAGAAGTAAATCCTGGCCGTCCCGAAATTCCTGGCAACGGGAAGGATGATGACTGTAATCCGGATACTCCCGATGATCGTCCTACTGCCAGCAATGACGATCCGCAGAACGTGGTAGTCATCGCAACACCTGTTGCAACGCCCGCGGCAACACCAAAGACTGTCACTGGAAAGCCGACAATTGATGGCGCGGTAAATCCTGTTGCTGTGCGCGCAGTTGAGCGGAGTAATACATCCCCATCTCTCTCCATTAGAGAGTCTGGTGATAGTGTTCAGGTGTCGTGGAGCTTTGGTTCCGGAGAAGCTTGGCCGCTTGATTGGATCGCGGTCTTTGATGCCCAATCAGGATTTCCTCTTGATTCTGGAGCATGGAGTAGGGTAGAGCAGCGCATTTGGAAATATGCCCACAATGGCAAGGATGTTCGCACCACAAGTGCTGGCGCATCGGGATCAGTTGTTCTTCAAAAGCCCGAAGGAGCAGCGGATGTTATTGCGGTGTATTACCGCGACAATGGATTTACGGTGCTTGCGAGTGCCGTATTGCGTGGTGCGCCAATCCGTCCGCAAATAGTTGAACCTACGGCGGTAGTTACTGCACTGCCAACTCCATCAAGGGTTCCTGTGGCAAGCGTTGCTCCAGCTGAGGAGTTTGCCGACTGTTCACTTGTTGAAGCGAAGAGCGCCTCAACCAGAAGGCTTACTTCTAATATGGGCCTCTTTGAGAGAATCCGCTCTGCGGTGTCTGGGTCATCAGCCTCACAGCTTCCTGAAGATAACTGTCCCCGTATTACATCGGTGACACCGTCTGCTACCTCTCGAGATGGCGAACGTGTCGTGATCGCGGGCTCAGGCTTTACCACCAAGGGGAATGTAGTGTATTTCTTGCAGGGGAGAGTTGAAAAAGCGCGCGTTGCTGGTTCGGTTTCATTTAATCGCACTTCGCTAACTGTTGCCGTCCCTACTTTAACGCCAGGCTTATATGATGTGCGCGTTATGAATGAGGCGGGGAAGATAGGAAATGCTATGCAGGTAAACGTACTCGGTGGGGTTGTGGGGCCAACGATGCTGCCAGCTGCAAGTGTTGCCCCCCTCCCCACACAAATTGCATGCGTCCAAGTCATAACCCCAGCACGCAACAATGAGACGGGAGTGTGTCGTGAATTCGCTACACCATGCGATGTGCCCACGGGATGGACTGTACTCCAACAAGGAGAGCAGTGTACTCGTACCGCAACACCCGCCCCTACCGTACGCCCAACCGTAACACCTCGCCCCACACCAGTGCCCCGTGTAGGTTGCTCACCAACAACACAAACTGTTCGCGTGGGAGACCCTGTAACACTCACTGCTCTCGGTGGCTCGGGAAGGTACACGTGGCGCGCACCCAAGTCAGCTGTCCTTGCTGGCGACGGACAGACCTTCACCACAGTATATGAAAAGAAGGGCCGTTATTATGTGAGTGTGAGTGATGGTGCCCGCTCTCGCAGTTGCCGCGTTATCGTAACCCAATAA